The following are encoded in a window of Candidatus Microthrix parvicella Bio17-1 genomic DNA:
- a CDS encoding DNA-3-methyladenine glycosylase I: MAATATAILQTGAGTRQDLAVGGDGHARCMWGVQPKIYRTYHDTEWGRPVIDERAIFEKLCLEGFQAGLSWLTILKKREAFRERFQGFDPEVLAGWGEAEVADALADSNIVRNRAKIEATLGNARAAIQLWAAGDSLAELLWSAGDEPEHVAPVSMLDASAVPLGATALSKILKKRGFRFVGPTTVHSTMQSLGVANDHLLGCWVRDVCETERDEARQGLSDSSG, encoded by the coding sequence ATGGCGGCGACGGCCACAGCCATCCTCCAAACCGGCGCTGGAACACGACAGGACCTGGCGGTCGGCGGGGACGGCCACGCCAGGTGCATGTGGGGTGTCCAACCCAAGATCTACCGCACCTACCACGACACCGAGTGGGGCCGTCCGGTCATCGACGAGCGGGCGATCTTCGAAAAGCTGTGCCTCGAAGGATTTCAGGCAGGTCTGAGTTGGCTGACGATCCTGAAGAAGCGAGAGGCCTTCAGGGAGCGGTTTCAGGGCTTCGACCCGGAGGTGCTGGCAGGGTGGGGCGAAGCTGAGGTTGCCGACGCGCTCGCCGACTCGAACATTGTGCGCAACCGCGCCAAGATCGAGGCGACGTTGGGCAATGCTCGGGCGGCGATCCAACTGTGGGCCGCAGGTGATTCACTCGCCGAACTGTTGTGGTCGGCGGGGGACGAGCCCGAGCACGTGGCGCCCGTCTCGATGCTCGATGCTTCGGCGGTCCCACTCGGCGCGACGGCGCTCTCGAAGATACTCAAGAAGCGAGGCTTCAGATTTGTCGGCCCCACGACCGTCCACTCGACCATGCAGTCGCTCGGCGTGGCCAACGATCATCTGCTTGGGTGCTGGGTGCGGGACGTCTGTGAGACCGAACGAGACGAGGCAAGGCAAGGGCTGTCAGACTCCAGCGGGTGA
- a CDS encoding phosphotransferase → MSDTTVEFVEREDGVLVVAKTGPIGQDATWGNVADESQRLEWLAMAGAPVPKVIEFVDHGDGTATLLTERIPGFDATRREARARPEELVDLFAKALRVWHDNLSVADCPFRSDWATRLEVAKARLKRGLIASENLDDAYRRVGFDTLVASLDRTDPDDHDDLVVIHGDPSLPNLILGAGGFAGWVDVGRVGVGSRWCDLMIAATTIASNMGPMLVPTLFEAYGADSADTLAVDAYQLLEQFL, encoded by the coding sequence ATGAGCGACACCACCGTGGAGTTCGTCGAGCGCGAGGACGGCGTCCTGGTCGTCGCCAAGACCGGCCCGATCGGACAGGACGCAACGTGGGGCAACGTCGCCGACGAGTCGCAGCGCCTGGAGTGGTTGGCGATGGCCGGAGCCCCGGTGCCGAAGGTGATCGAGTTCGTCGACCACGGCGACGGCACGGCGACGCTGCTGACCGAACGGATCCCGGGCTTTGATGCCACCCGACGGGAGGCGCGCGCCCGCCCGGAGGAACTCGTCGACCTTTTTGCGAAGGCCCTGCGCGTGTGGCACGACAACCTCAGCGTCGCCGACTGCCCGTTTCGAAGCGACTGGGCGACCCGGCTTGAGGTGGCCAAGGCACGCTTGAAGCGGGGACTCATTGCATCGGAAAACCTCGACGATGCCTACCGCCGCGTCGGGTTCGACACCCTGGTGGCCTCCCTGGATCGAACTGATCCCGACGATCACGACGACCTGGTCGTCATCCATGGCGACCCGTCGCTACCCAACTTGATCCTTGGCGCCGGCGGGTTTGCCGGCTGGGTCGACGTAGGCCGGGTCGGTGTGGGTTCCCGATGGTGCGATCTGATGATCGCAGCCACCACGATCGCCTCCAACATGGGGCCAATGCTGGTGCCCACGTTGTTCGAGGCCTACGGTGCCGATTCGGCCGACACCCTTGCCGTCGACGCCTATCAACTGCTGGAGCAGTTCTTGTAG
- a CDS encoding MiaB/RimO family radical SAM methylthiotransferase, translated as MARKYLVRTFGCQMNEHDSERIAGVLEADGLEVTTEVSEADVVVLNTCCIRENADNKLYGTLGHLKSEKDRRPELEIVVGGCLAQKDREVVQQRAPYVDVVMGTHNVGRVSELLEAARRDGPTMEILEATAAADHEAFPSALPAKREQGWAAWVTIQFGCDNSCAFCIVPAVRGPEISRPFGDVLDEVRRVAADGVTEVTLLGQNVDSYGRDLTLRVRGEHDGAPAGTPSHEFVVGEAWLTEREAMGASGRARPLFADLLRAVGSVPGIRRVRFTSPHPKDMRAETIAAMAHTAAVCEHLHLPMQSGSNEVLAAMHRGYTAERYLRVVHDARIGIDDLALTTDVIVGFPGETEADFEATLEVCAEAQFDSAYTFIYSSRPGTEAAEMTAAFVDHAVSVNRMERLRVVIERSAVRANKARIGRVDEVVVTGPSRRDPSMITGLTRHNKRIHLPAPAGVRPRPGTYVSALVTEARMTSLVGEIVDIGDSPVHRTRIPVSAG; from the coding sequence ATGGCTCGGAAATACCTGGTACGCACCTTTGGGTGTCAGATGAACGAGCACGACTCGGAGCGGATCGCAGGCGTGCTTGAGGCCGATGGGCTGGAAGTGACCACCGAGGTGAGCGAGGCCGACGTCGTGGTGCTCAACACCTGCTGCATCCGTGAGAATGCCGACAACAAGTTGTACGGCACGCTGGGACACCTCAAGTCGGAGAAGGACCGTCGACCCGAACTGGAGATCGTCGTCGGCGGCTGTCTTGCCCAAAAGGACCGCGAGGTTGTGCAGCAACGGGCGCCCTACGTCGACGTGGTCATGGGCACCCACAATGTGGGCCGTGTCAGCGAACTGTTGGAGGCGGCCCGGCGGGACGGTCCGACGATGGAGATCCTGGAGGCGACCGCCGCCGCGGACCACGAGGCCTTCCCATCGGCACTTCCCGCCAAGCGGGAGCAAGGCTGGGCCGCCTGGGTCACCATCCAGTTTGGCTGCGACAACAGTTGTGCGTTCTGCATCGTTCCTGCTGTTCGAGGTCCTGAGATCAGCCGTCCCTTCGGCGACGTGCTGGACGAGGTGCGTCGGGTGGCGGCCGATGGCGTGACCGAGGTGACCCTGCTCGGCCAGAACGTGGACAGCTACGGGCGCGACCTCACGCTCAGGGTCCGTGGGGAACACGACGGCGCACCGGCCGGCACCCCGTCGCACGAGTTCGTCGTGGGTGAGGCGTGGTTGACGGAGCGGGAGGCGATGGGCGCGTCCGGTCGGGCACGGCCGCTCTTCGCCGACCTGCTGCGCGCGGTCGGCTCGGTGCCCGGCATCCGCCGGGTTCGCTTCACCAGCCCGCACCCGAAGGACATGCGCGCAGAAACGATCGCCGCCATGGCCCACACCGCTGCGGTCTGCGAACACCTGCACCTGCCGATGCAGTCCGGCAGCAACGAGGTGCTGGCGGCGATGCACCGGGGCTATACCGCCGAGCGGTATCTCAGGGTTGTACACGATGCCAGGATCGGTATCGACGACCTGGCGCTGACCACCGATGTGATCGTGGGGTTTCCGGGTGAGACCGAGGCCGACTTTGAGGCAACCCTTGAGGTGTGCGCCGAGGCGCAGTTCGACTCGGCGTACACGTTCATCTATTCGTCCCGTCCCGGCACCGAAGCCGCCGAGATGACCGCTGCCTTCGTTGATCACGCCGTCTCGGTCAACCGAATGGAACGCCTGAGAGTGGTGATCGAGCGGTCGGCGGTTCGTGCCAACAAAGCTCGTATCGGCCGGGTTGACGAGGTGGTCGTCACCGGTCCCTCACGCAGAGATCCATCGATGATCACGGGCCTGACCCGCCACAACAAACGGATCCACCTGCCTGCTCCGGCGGGTGTTCGGCCCCGGCCAGGCACCTACGTGAGCGCCCTGGTCACGGAGGCCCGAATGACCAGCCTGGTGGGGGAGATCGTCGATATCGGCGATTCGCCGGTGCATCGCACGCGCATCCCGGTGAGCGCCGGATGA